The stretch of DNA AGCACCTGTGCCAGTACCAGATCCTGCAGTCTAGACTAAAACGGTTACTTGTGCTCGATCATTTTAGTCGTAAAAGCATAAACAAGATCAAGTTTGCACCATGCAGGAATGAGCTCAGTAAGTGGTTCTGGTAAAAGATTTATGGAACTAAGACTTTCAAGCGGAGCCCAAGCAAATGCAACATGCTCTTCTTTTTGAGCAGGTATTACACCGGCTTTAAGTTCGGGTGATGTTGCAAGAAATAAGAAATTATACTCATGGGTATGACACACTCGAGCTCCCAGATTGGGTTGAAATGAATATTCTAAGCAACCCACAAATCTTTGTAGTGTAAAAGCAATCCCCATCTCTTCATCAAGCTCACGTAGTACAGTCTGCTGCGCGCTTTCTCCATGTTCAATATGCCCACCAGGCAGATAGTAGTGCCCTTGCTTCCAGCTTGGGTGATGAGCCAGCAAAATATGTCCTTGGTCAATAATAACAGCACGGGCAAGCGTGTGAATGTTTGTATTTTCGCTCATGAAATTCTTTTTTTATTTTATGGTGTTTCTATCTTTTTCAAAAGCACGTAAGCTTCTTTAACTTTTTTCTCACGCTCAATCTTCCAACTCACGGTAATCTCAGGTCGTGAAGCATTCGGGTTTGCAGCTACAAAGCG from Candidatus Dependentiae bacterium encodes:
- a CDS encoding NUDIX domain-containing protein; protein product: MSENTNIHTLARAVIIDQGHILLAHHPSWKQGHYYLPGGHIEHGESAQQTVLRELDEEMGIAFTLQRFVGCLEYSFQPNLGARVCHTHEYNFLFLATSPELKAGVIPAQKEEHVAFAWAPLESLSSINLLPEPLTELIPAWCKLDLVYAFTTKMIEHK